In Solanum stenotomum isolate F172 chromosome 6, ASM1918654v1, whole genome shotgun sequence, one DNA window encodes the following:
- the LOC125867634 gene encoding LOW QUALITY PROTEIN: uncharacterized protein LOC125867634 (The sequence of the model RefSeq protein was modified relative to this genomic sequence to represent the inferred CDS: inserted 1 base in 1 codon; deleted 1 base in 1 codon; substituted 1 base at 1 genomic stop codon) — MLKQFHTPRSLVLFCTTKPLWNLEISMNFSCGFRPKSHQHSITVRSFSTKIAEGSEKSLPWLGKDKVKQTKRPEKVVVNRSSWGESADKLFKGAEKSVELKRYEDRRDNYKSTANSGEDDDGGEMDDPRWDKIKSRFSRIKVRPGSDRPEVRRWNNQDSWGKKTWKEASESTLPRMIGEGVYGVGPVLAALSAGRREFYGLYIQDGLDLSGNNRKKKDKKGFERVLRTAEKVGLSIKEVSKHDLNMISDNRPHQGLVLDTSPLEMVGIKELEPVSIEEDTTPLWVALDEVTDPQNLGAIIRSAYFFGASGIVLCAKNSAPLSGVVSKASAGSLELMELRSCKNMMQFLTSSAENGWRVLGGSVSSRAVPLHEIVPGAPTILVLGSEGTGLRPLVERSCTELVRIPGNIPLDIIAAEDEDAESDNSILGQNFRSFMAVESLNVSVAAVRIQTFGDFLXWIGFVGIASQIALSEIVKVLLNLVQLVIFLCKDLVVXGVTFAGWVGSTELVEIDYA, encoded by the exons ATGCTAAAACAGTTTCATACTCCCAGATCTTTAGTCCTTTTCTGCACTACTAAACCCCTTTGGAACTTAGAAATATCTATGAATTTTTCATGTGGGTTTCGCCCGAAATCTCACCAACATTCAATTACTGTTAGAAGTTTTTCAACGAAAATTGCAGAGGGTAGTGAAAAGAGTCTTCCTTGGCTTGGAAAAGATAAAGTGAAACAAACTAAAAGACCTGAAAAGGTGGTTGTAAACAGGTCTTCTTGGGGGGAATCGGCTGACAAGTTGTTTAAAGGTGCAGAGAAAAGTGTAGAACTTAAGAGATATGAGGATAGACGAGACAATTATAAGAGCACAGCTAATAGTGGAGAAGATGATGATGGAGGGGAAATGGATGATCCGAGATGGGATAAGATTAAGAGCAGGTTCAGTCGGATTAAGGTAAGACCGGGGTCTGATAGGCCAGAGGTTAGAAGGTGGAACAATCAAGATAGTTGGGGTAAAAAGACATGGAAAGAGGCGTCTGAATCAACCCTACCGAGAATGATAGGCGAGGGGGTTTATGGTGTTGGCCCTGTTTTAGCTGCATTGTCAGCTGGAAGAAGAGAATTTTATGGTCTCTATATTCAGGATGGGTTGGATCTGAGTGGAAATAACAGGAAGAAGAAGGATAAGAAAGGgtttgagagagttttgaggACAGCGGAGAAAGTTGGATTAAGTATAAAGGAAGTATCTAAACATGACCTCAATATGATTAGTGATAACAGGCCTCATCAGGGACTGGTCCTTGATACTTCTCCATTGGAAATGGTTGGTATCAAGGAATTGGAACCTGTTTCAATTGAGGAAGATACCACTCCTCTTTGGGTTGCTTTGGATGAGGTTACTGATCCTCAGAATTTGGGTGCAATTATACGGTCTGCTTATTTTTTCGGAGCTTCTGGGATTGTTTTGTGTGCTAAGAACTCTGCTCCATTGAGTGGGGTAGTGAGCAAAGCAAGTGCCGGCTCACTTGAATTAATGGAGCTGAGGTCTTGCAAGAATATGATGCAATTCCTAACGTCTTCGGCAGAAAATGGATGGCGGGTCCTAGGTGGTTCTGTTTCTTCAAGAGCTGTTCCGTTGCATGAGATTGTGCCTGGTGCTCCTACAATACTTGTTTTGGGAAGTGAAGGGACTGGTCTGAGACCATTGGTGGAGAGGTCATGTACTGAATTAGTTAGAATTCCGGGAAATATCCCTTTGGATATAATCGCTGCAGAAGATGAGGATGCTGAGAGTGATAATAGTATTTTAGGTCAGAACTTTAGATCCTTTATGGCTGTGGAAAGCTTGAATGTAAGTGTTGCAGCAG TACGCATACAGACATTTGGTGAT TTTCTGTAATGGATTGGCTTTGTTGGCATTGCATCTCAAATTGCTCTGTCCGAAATTGTTAAGGTTTTGTTGAACTTAGTTCAGCTTGTGATATTTCTATGCAAGGATTTGGTTG CTGGAGTTACCTTTGCAGGATGGGTAGGTTCGACAGAACTTGTTGAAATTGACTATGCATGA